The Nitrospirota bacterium genome includes a region encoding these proteins:
- a CDS encoding NADH-quinone oxidoreductase subunit J, with product MIPVLFFAYFASAIVILSILVITRKNPVHSVLWMLLLFFHIASIYLFLNAEFMAAIQVIVYAGGILVLFLFVVLLLNITEELKIGRFIGAWTAGFTFALALFVMIILSLRSFVAAPPGKYTIEMIQQESHVKVLGKLLYTKYLYPFEVVSVILLIAIIGAIVLAKRRLKS from the coding sequence ATGATTCCAGTATTATTTTTTGCATACTTTGCTTCTGCAATCGTTATATTATCAATTCTTGTTATAACTCGGAAAAACCCTGTGCATAGTGTTCTATGGATGCTCCTGCTGTTTTTCCATATAGCCAGTATCTATTTATTTTTAAATGCTGAATTTATGGCAGCTATACAGGTAATAGTTTATGCTGGTGGGATACTTGTTCTTTTCCTTTTTGTTGTTCTCTTATTAAATATAACTGAAGAGCTTAAAATTGGAAGATTCATTGGTGCATGGACAGCAGGTTTTACATTTGCTTTAGCACTATTTGTTATGATTATTTTATCGTTGAGGTCATTTGTAGCTGCTCCACCTGGTAAATATACGATCGAAATGATACAACAGGAATCACATGTTAAGGTTTTGGGGAAATTATTATATACCAAGTATCTTTATCCTTTTGAAGTAGTATCAGTAATACTTTTAATTGCTATTATAGGCGCTATAGTGCTTGCAAAAAGGAGGCTTAAAAGTTAA
- the nuoI gene encoding NADH-quinone oxidoreductase subunit NuoI — protein MKKITFYEILKGMALTLSRLFSHAVTIQYPKERRQIAPGFRGQHALVKHPQTGQAKCVGCGLCATMCPSQCIQIYREKGKVTRYEIDILRCIFCGFCVEACPYGAISLTENYEYSVYKKEDLYMTKEKLLANWDKYMPGKKGEEYFRKFWRPLSEDFEMPPGQATFKGKSS, from the coding sequence GTGAAGAAGATCACATTTTACGAAATACTTAAGGGAATGGCTTTAACACTAAGCAGGTTGTTCTCTCATGCAGTCACTATCCAGTATCCAAAGGAACGGAGACAAATCGCTCCAGGATTCAGAGGACAGCATGCTCTTGTTAAACATCCTCAGACTGGTCAGGCAAAATGCGTGGGTTGTGGTCTCTGCGCTACCATGTGCCCTTCTCAATGTATTCAAATTTATAGAGAGAAGGGAAAAGTAACAAGGTATGAGATAGATATTTTGAGATGTATTTTTTGTGGATTCTGTGTTGAAGCATGTCCTTATGGTGCAATATCCCTCACAGAAAATTATGAATATTCTGTATATAAAAAAGAAGATTTATATATGACAAAGGAGAAACTTCTGGCTAACTGGGATAAATACATGCCGGGCAAAAAAGGCGAGGAATATTTCAGAAAGTTCTGGAGGCCTCTATCTGAGGATTTTGAAATGCCTCCAGGACAGGCAACTTTCAAAGGAAAAAGCTCATGA
- the nuoH gene encoding NADH-quinone oxidoreductase subunit NuoH: MITTDTLIKFGIEVLIIIVKIAVVLGVTLLHVAYATYFERKVIGHMQVRLGPMRVGPHGLLQPIADGVKLFFKEDILPANSDKAVFYLAPVIFMASAMVNLSVIPFSQNFFIADINVGLLFIFAIAGIGVYGIFISGWASNSKYAFIGGLRSSAQVLSYEIAMGLSLVGVMIMAGSLNLNEIVKAQQNSIFGMYVIPQFVAFIIFVIAAVAETNRTPFDLPEAESELVAGYFVEYSGFRFALFFLGEYIAMFIMSSLCAVCFLGGWTLPWYIIKILPFLSHVPGIVWFLIKVYAFIFFYYWIRATVPRYRYDQLMAIGWKILIPVALANIVVTGLVKLIL; encoded by the coding sequence ATGATAACAACTGATACATTGATCAAATTCGGTATTGAAGTTCTTATTATTATTGTCAAAATTGCAGTTGTTCTTGGAGTAACCCTTCTCCATGTAGCATATGCAACATATTTTGAACGAAAAGTAATTGGGCACATGCAGGTAAGGCTCGGCCCTATGCGTGTTGGTCCTCATGGACTTCTTCAGCCTATTGCTGACGGAGTAAAATTATTCTTTAAGGAAGACATACTTCCTGCAAATTCGGACAAGGCTGTATTTTATCTTGCCCCGGTTATATTTATGGCTTCTGCTATGGTAAATCTCTCTGTTATACCCTTTTCTCAGAATTTCTTTATTGCTGATATCAACGTAGGATTACTCTTCATTTTCGCTATAGCAGGAATTGGTGTATATGGGATATTTATATCAGGATGGGCATCAAACTCTAAATATGCTTTTATAGGTGGTTTGCGTTCATCTGCACAAGTTCTGAGTTACGAAATAGCAATGGGATTGAGCCTTGTCGGAGTGATGATTATGGCAGGTTCTCTTAATTTGAATGAGATAGTAAAGGCACAGCAAAATTCAATATTTGGCATGTATGTGATCCCTCAATTTGTTGCTTTTATAATCTTTGTGATTGCAGCAGTTGCCGAAACAAATAGAACTCCTTTTGACTTGCCAGAAGCAGAAAGTGAACTTGTTGCAGGTTATTTTGTTGAATATAGTGGTTTCCGTTTTGCCCTTTTCTTCCTTGGCGAGTATATTGCAATGTTTATTATGTCTTCTCTATGTGCAGTATGTTTCCTCGGGGGATGGACGTTACCATGGTATATTATTAAAATTTTACCATTTCTATCGCATGTGCCAGGAATAGTCTGGTTTTTGATTAAAGTTTATGCATTTATATTCTTCTATTATTGGATAAGAGCGACTGTGCCAAGATACAGGTATGATCAGCTAATGGCTATAGGATGGAAAATATTGATTCCCGTGGCATTGGCTAATATAGTTGTTACAGGGTTAGTAAAGCTTATTTTATAA
- a CDS encoding NADH-quinone oxidoreductase subunit D, with translation MEQAEKIFETRELNVNMGPQHPATHGVLRLVLEIDGETIVKVTPYVGYLHRGIEKLGESLSYFQALPLTDRMDYVSAMSNNIGYCVAVEKLFGIEAPERAKFIRTIVGEMSRISNHLLWLATHALDIGAMTVFLYCFREREWILELFEKICGARLTVTYPRIGGVRNDISKEFIDSLYKFTEEFPSRILEYETLIDQNRIWLKRTVGIGVISAEEAVNWGLTGPTLRGSGVAYDVRKFAPYDAYDKIEFEVPIGTAGDTYDRYRCRMLEMRQSNMIIRQCLDKLPPGPIMADAPKFVLQPKDAMMPVTNPNKQHAFFIEEKVCKGCGMCLRACPAKAITGEKKKPHKINQELCLSCMNCYVTCKFKALKIIPGGKGLSDEKLAELSSQPVPEEIKKATELLAEHFNYIKKGPRVPEGDVYVATEVPKGELGFYFVSDGSGKPYRMRVRAPSFVHAGVLPRLCVGHLVADVIANIGTIDIVLGECDR, from the coding sequence GTGGAACAGGCTGAAAAGATATTTGAGACTCGTGAACTGAATGTAAATATGGGGCCTCAGCACCCTGCTACTCATGGAGTTTTGAGGCTTGTTCTTGAAATAGATGGCGAGACAATTGTAAAAGTAACCCCCTATGTTGGTTATCTACATCGTGGTATCGAGAAACTTGGAGAAAGTCTGAGTTATTTTCAGGCGCTTCCATTGACAGACAGGATGGATTATGTTTCGGCAATGTCAAACAATATCGGATATTGTGTAGCAGTAGAAAAGCTGTTTGGAATTGAGGCACCTGAAAGGGCTAAATTCATCAGGACCATCGTTGGAGAGATGTCCAGGATATCGAACCATCTCCTCTGGCTTGCTACTCATGCTCTCGATATCGGGGCAATGACTGTATTTTTGTATTGCTTCAGAGAAAGGGAATGGATACTTGAGCTCTTTGAGAAGATTTGCGGCGCAAGACTTACAGTTACTTATCCGAGAATCGGCGGAGTTAGGAATGATATTTCAAAGGAATTTATAGATAGCCTGTATAAATTTACAGAAGAGTTTCCGTCAAGGATTCTGGAATATGAAACCCTGATTGACCAGAATAGGATATGGCTTAAGAGAACAGTTGGGATAGGAGTTATATCGGCAGAGGAAGCAGTAAACTGGGGACTGACTGGTCCAACATTGAGAGGATCGGGAGTAGCTTATGATGTGAGAAAATTTGCTCCGTATGACGCATACGATAAGATTGAATTTGAAGTCCCTATTGGTACTGCTGGTGATACATATGATAGATACCGTTGCAGGATGCTTGAAATGAGACAATCGAATATGATCATCAGACAATGCCTCGATAAATTACCTCCAGGTCCTATAATGGCAGATGCTCCAAAGTTTGTCCTTCAGCCAAAAGACGCAATGATGCCAGTTACTAATCCAAACAAGCAGCATGCATTTTTTATTGAAGAAAAGGTATGCAAGGGATGTGGGATGTGCCTCAGAGCTTGCCCTGCTAAGGCAATTACTGGTGAAAAGAAAAAACCGCATAAGATAAATCAGGAGTTATGTTTGAGCTGCATGAACTGTTATGTGACATGTAAGTTCAAGGCATTAAAGATTATTCCAGGTGGAAAGGGCCTTAGCGATGAAAAACTTGCCGAGCTATCAAGTCAACCAGTTCCAGAAGAGATTAAAAAGGCTACTGAATTACTTGCAGAGCATTTTAATTATATTAAGAAAGGTCCAAGGGTGCCAGAGGGAGACGTATATGTAGCAACCGAAGTGCCGAAGGGCGAATTGGGTTTTTATTTTGTTAGTGATGGATCAGGAAAACCTTACAGAATGAGAGTAAGAGCACCATCGTTTGTCCATGCAGGTGTTTTACCGAGACTCTGTGTAGGACATCTGGTTGCAGATGTTATAGCAAATATAGGAACAATTGATATAGTTCTTGGAGAGTGTGATAGATAA